GGCACCGATCTTAGACGCCCCTGTATATAGATCTTGAGCGCATGATGTCAGTGCGTGTTAGGTCCGTGTTATCGCCGTGTGGGGCGGGCCGGGGAGGCTTCAGGCAAGCACTCCGCGCCTAGGGGGACGCCACGTGACTGACACTTGCCTTTGTTTGACGCCGCACTGCCAGGTCGGCTCCGGCTCCGATCCGGGTTTCGGCTGCGATCCGGGCTCCGAATCCGACCCGCAGTTCGGCTGCGACTTCGAGGTCGAACACCTCCAGCCGGCGCAGGAACCCGACCCGGCGACGTCCGTGGCCGAGCGCCGTGCCGCCGCGGCGGAGATCCTGCTCGCCACCCCGATGCGGTCCGACCGCGAGGTCGGCAAGGCCGTGGGCCTGTCCGCCGGCACCGTCTCCGCGGTGCGCCGCACCCTCGGCGAGCGCCGTGCCTCGCACCTGCGGGTCGGCGCGGACGGCCGGGTCCGGCCGGTGAACGCCCACGAGGGCCGCCGGGCCGCCGCGCGCCTCCTCGCCGAACGCCCGGAGATGCCGGTGCGGGCGATGGCGCGCGAGGCCGGGATCTCGCTCGGCACCGCGCACGACGTGCGCCGCCGCGTGTTGGCCGGGCTTTCCCCGGTCCCCGAAGGCCGCGCCGGCTCGCAGCCGGGCCAGCCGCAGCCCGGCGTCGCCGCCTTCCCGCCGCCGCACCCCGCCCGCCGCAGTCCGCGCTCCGACCCCGCCGCCGCACTCGACGCCCTGCGCCGCGACCCCGTCCTGCGCTACTCCGACACCGGTCGCACGATCCTGCGACGCCTCGACGCCCAACTGCTCGCCGCCAGCCAGCTGATCGAGCTGTGCGAACACGTCCCCGCGCACTGCGGCACGCAGGTCGAGGCCGTGCTGCGGCACATCGGCGCGGCGTGCGAGGACGCTGTGCGCGCGGTGCAGGGGCGGGTGCCGGTGCGTTCGGGCGACGAGTTCGACGGCTGATTCCCCTTATGCCGGCGGCGACCCGCCGAGCGCCTTCGCCACTGCCACGGATGCCTCGCCTAGGACGGCGCGACGCTCGTGCGCCCGGACGGCGTCATCGCCTGGCGGGCCACCGAACCCGGCGAACTCGCCTCGGTGCTATAGCGCCCCAGGCGCCTCAGATGCCCCAGGAGAACTCCTGGACATCAGTCCTCTGCCATCGTTGTGTCATGGACTTCTTCGACACCTTCCCAGAACCCGCACCCCCGCCCGAGCCAGCGCCGGCGCCGCCGCGTCCGGCGTGGGTGCGGCCGGATGCCGCGTTGCCGGCGGCGATGGCCGAGAACGCGATCCTCGTCCATGAGGAGCGGCTCGCCATCGCCATCGGCGGCCTTTCGGTGTATCCCAACGGCTTCGACTTCTCCATCCACATCCGGACTCGTGACGACAGCGAAGAGATCAACCCCCACGGCCGCCGCCGGGACTATGTGCGGAACACCGTCAGAGCGGACACTGATCCCGAGCAAAACCTGCGTGTCGGCGTCCTGTTCGCCGACGGCCGCCGCGCCGCCTCCAACCAGCCGCGCCCGCACGACACGCCCGACAACGAAGCCGATCCCGACGAAGTGGTCCTGCTCTCCAGCCGCGGCGGAGGTGGCGGCCGATCCTACGACCTGACCTACTGGATCCACCCGCTCCCTCCGGACGGCGCCGTCACCATCGTCGTGTCCTGGCTCGCCCAGGGCGTCACCGAGGCACGCTGCGAACTCGACGGCGCCGCCATCCGTGCTGCCGCCGAGAAGGCGGTCCAGCTGTGGCCCGACGAGCCGCTGCGGGGCTGGGTCGGCGAACCGCGGTAGCGCGTTTCGGGGCCGTGTCGGTGTCGGTGTCGGTATCGGTCCGGTGCCGCTGCCTCGTCGTCAGGGCCGTCAGCGCGATGCTCACGTTTGTTCGTTCTCCGACAGCCGCCGGACCGACCAGGCGGCGGCCAGCGTCCCGGCGGCCAGAGGCAGCCACAGCGCGGCCGAGCCGTGCGAGGCCAGGACGGTGATGACCGTCGGCGAGATGGCCAGTCCCACACCGTTGGACAACTGGAAGCGCCCCAGCGTACGACCGAGCACCTGCGGCGGGGTGATCGCGATCAGCAGCGGGCCGATGCTTCCGGCGTACATGATCTCGCCGAACGTGCAGAGCACTGATACGCCCGCGACGGCGGCCGCGGCGTAGCTGTGGCCGAGGTCCGAGGCGAGCAGGAATCCCCCGTAGGACGTCGCGATCACCAACCCGGAGGCCGCCAGCGCGACGCTGCGCGGCCAACGCGCCAGGAAGATGGTCACGGGCACCTGGAAGGCGACCACGAGCGCGGTGTTGGTGACGAAGATCCCGGCGGCCCAGGCCGGCGAGGCGTGCAGCAGCTTCACCAGGATCAACGGCAGGGCGATCTCCGGGACGTTGACGCAGAACACGTACATGATGTTCGCCACCAGCAGCGTGTGCAGAGCCGGACCGGGACCGGAGCGGACATCGGCGGCGGTGGCGGGCGTGGACTCCGCGCGGATGCGGACCGACCACGCCAGTGACGCGGATCCGAGGAAGCTGAACCCGGTCCCCACCGCGAGCCAGCGCATCGCGGTCGGACCGCCGGCCAGGCCGGCGGTGGCGGCCAGTGCGCCGAGGCCCATGCCGGCGTTGCGCACCGAACGCGCCGCTGCGCTGGCCGCGTCCCGCTCGCGGCCCTTCGCGATGGTGGCGATGAGCGCGGAGTGCGCGGTCGGCATGGTCTGGTTGCCGATCCCGAGGAACAGCGCGCCCGCGGTGAACAGCGCGACGCTGCCGGCCGGGGCCGCCAGCAGCAACACCGTGCCGAGGACCCGGATCAGCATCGCCGCGGCCACGACCGTGCTGCGGGCGCCGGTGTCGAGCCAGCGGCCGGCGAAGGGGGTCGCGGCGAGGCCGGCGATGATGCCGACGGTCATGGCCGCGCCGGCGGTCGGTGCCGACAGGTGCAGGACGGCGATGCCGTAGAGCAGCAGGAACGGCCGCAGCAGGCCGTTGCCGAAGGAGTCGACGAGCAGCGCGACGGCGTAGCGGGGTCCGCCGGTGGCGCGCAGCAGGCCGCGTGCGCTGACGCGGGGTCGGGCGGCAGCGGGCCGGTCTTCAGGCGAGGCGGCGTCATTCGAAGAGGCGTCGGACGAAGAGGCGTCGGACGAGGGGGCCTCGGACGCAGGGGCGCCAGGGGTGGTGGCGCCGGACGCGGCGGTGTCGTCGGGCACGGTGGGCGCGCTCATGGTCATGGCTCAAAGGTGCGGACCGTCCGCCGAACGGTCACGTGAGTTGACGAAACGCGTCAACCGACGCGGCGTTCAGTACCGCCACCAGCGACAATGGTCCCGTGACCTTGCGCATCGACATCACCGGCATGCCGCCCGAGCGGCTGCGCTTCGCCGTCTCCCCGCTCGCCGAGCTGACCGCGATGCTGCACGCGCTGGCCGCCACCGAGCACCACCTGAACGTCGCGCCCTGGGCCGCCGGCGTCCGTGCGGCGCTGCGTCCGGAGCTGGC
This sequence is a window from Catenulispora sp. EB89. Protein-coding genes within it:
- a CDS encoding MFS transporter, translated to MTMSAPTVPDDTAASGATTPGAPASEAPSSDASSSDASSNDAASPEDRPAAARPRVSARGLLRATGGPRYAVALLVDSFGNGLLRPFLLLYGIAVLHLSAPTAGAAMTVGIIAGLAATPFAGRWLDTGARSTVVAAAMLIRVLGTVLLLAAPAGSVALFTAGALFLGIGNQTMPTAHSALIATIAKGRERDAASAAARSVRNAGMGLGALAATAGLAGGPTAMRWLAVGTGFSFLGSASLAWSVRIRAESTPATAADVRSGPGPALHTLLVANIMYVFCVNVPEIALPLILVKLLHASPAWAAGIFVTNTALVVAFQVPVTIFLARWPRSVALAASGLVIATSYGGFLLASDLGHSYAAAAVAGVSVLCTFGEIMYAGSIGPLLIAITPPQVLGRTLGRFQLSNGVGLAISPTVITVLASHGSAALWLPLAAGTLAAAWSVRRLSENEQT